The genomic DNA TCAAATCACCCGTCAGCTTTTAAGCAGACCTTGTTATTTAAGCTCCATTTCATTCACTGTACCtgtcaaaatatatatatatatattcaaaagaAGCAGTGGCTGAAGAATCATCCTTTCAGTATATTACTGACTGGGCAGAAAGAGACTAGATTGCTTTGGACCTCTGTCAGGAGATACGTAGGACTAGATTTGGGGCTCTGGATCAGGTTAAAGTCACAGACTGTAGGATAAGGTTTGAGATTTCCTAAAGCTTCATACAATAAAACAGAGCTTAAACAGTGAATCCAAACACggtaacaaaataaataaagacagagGAAATAATGCTTATTGAAAGCAGGGAAAAATCCATCTCTTGAACAAGTATTTTTTATTGGCCAGTATTTCAAATGCATATCCTACTCCTACCGAACAATGCACAATCATTAACAAAGCTACAATATGTGGAAGGAAGCAAACTTGCAAAAAGTTCCTACAATTTTATAAGGTACCCCCAAGTTCAACTGTAAACCCATCCATGTCAACACACTTCAAGTCACTTTCTGGGACCAAATGTTAGATTTCACTTGTCATCACTTAGCTGTGAACCACTGTTGAAACTCATTATTCACTTGACTTTCCATATGAAATATCTCAAATTCACAGCATGTAAAATTTTTGGCATGCAGCTTCTAAGGTTGTCCCTGACATGCAGAGTATGCTTTACAACTCTATCTTCATGCTAACTTAAATTACAAAAATCTTCTTGTCAGTTCTCTGCAGGTTATGCTTGGTAACATTAGCATTGATTTCTCGCTTAGGACCCAAAATATGGGTGTGGGGGGGAGTAGGTTTCTTGTTTTAACAACGggtgtttttcatttgtaagTTTTGCTGAAAGTATCAtctgaaagaataaattatttcttgaaGCACACATTGTGCTGCCTGGCTTGGCATCAGCCTGCACTGGAATGCTTATAAACTTATTATACAGGCAAAGGGCAGGCAGGACAGGTGAATTATGTAAAATGGGAGCCGAAAGGTAAACACCAATTATTTTGAGACAGCCTAAAACCAAATCAGCTGCACTGTGCTGTCAGAAGTGACCACGCATTGCTGTGGGGCTTCGCGCTGGTCGGAAATgtaagacaaaaatattaacGGAGCACCGATCTAAGCCCCTACAGCCTTTGCAAGAGGCCGGTGGCGCTGTGTGTGGAGAAGGTGACAGGGACACCACAGCACCCCAAGCCGGGCTTGGTGCAGGCTGACGGCAGGGAGAAGCTGGGCCGCGCCGCGCGGGCTGGAGGCGGCCCGAGGGTGGCCCGGGCCCGTCTCCATGGCAACGGCGAGGAGGCGGTGGCACGGCAACAGCGACCACCCGCCGGTCACCTGACCCGCGCCCGCCGGTCACGTGATATGATCTCCATCGACGCCATCTTGAAGCGGTGTCCGAAGGTGAggactttttaaattttcttttattgggTTTCTCTTTAAATTACCCCAAAACCTGTCCTTGGCGCTGCCGGCGCGAGCGGAGAGCggcccaggagcagcagccggCAGGGAGGGTTCGGGGAGCGGCGGCGTGCGGGTGGGCCCTGGACCAGCGCGTGGAGCCGAGCCCATGTGCTGAGCCTCCCCCGGGGAGCTCGCCGGCTGCTGCCcgctgcctcttcctcctcctcttcttcttccttcgTCTTctattcttcctcctcctcctcttgctccCTCCTACCCGTTCTGGGCCGCGTCCGGTACCTGCGCGCTGCCGCGCGGGGACCGCGCGGGGCTTGGCGGCACCTcggggggaaaggaagggaaggggcagcccCTCTTTGCTCTCCCCGTTCCTCCACGGGGTCTCGGCTCCGAGCCGCAGGTcatgggctggggctgctgcctgtcacatcgtcccatcccgtcccctTGAGGCCGGGGACCCGCGCTGCTTGGGGTAGGCATTGGGGTTCCGCGCTGGCCGTCTCTCTATAACAGAGCAGCGGTCTGCGTTAAACCTGCGCTAAACGGGGAGCGCATAACTTAACtaatgtgcatgtgtgtgctgTAATTGCACAGCTGATAACACGCATCAGCTATAAGTATCAACAATCGGTGCATCTGAACGTACTCTGTTTTCTGCTTCGACATAGCAGTGTTAAATGGCAGTGCCTTTCATTTGTGGGCTTCCCTCTTAGTTCCTATGCTGCTTTCAAATGAAACAggtaaggaaaatatttgcctGCTTTGCATTACTTATAAAGGATTAAAATTACTAAGTTTGATTTAACGTAGTGCCATGTTCCTATAATTTTCTCTAAATgactctgaaaatatttcagcttgaTGTTATTCCTTGAAGGGCTTCATGTGATGGCAAGTCTGCGTTCAGGGGGAAGAAGcacatttatttacttgttaCAATATTATTAAACGTGTTGTAGTCActatgaaacaaacagctaaatatttttctatagcTAAATAGGATGGTTTTCAAACAATAGATAAGCGAAGTAAAAGAAGTGGTTGAATGGAAGGTCAGTCAGTATTAACTTTGCTATTGACATGTCACCCACTTGCTACTGCAACATCTTTTATGTATAATTGGAAATATATGAATGGGCTGTAAGTTTTCCTAGCCACATAGACACGAGTTAGTCATTCAATCTACTGTACCAAGCAGGCAATAGAAATTGAATCTGAAAATGCATGTCAAGGCatctgttttatattaaaaagttaaatagcTGGATATTTCAGTTTAATAGTAACTGAACGCACATAACATTGATTCCTGTTAGTAAGATAATACTGAACTTAAATTAAATAAGCAGGTTATTTGGTATACTCATATGTAAAGTGATACTATCttgttttaaatagatttattttttaatttgtatttcccCTAGTTGATTTACAATGGCAGTACAATATTGATAATTCTTAATCTGCTTACATGTATCCAGTTAAAGTCATAAGGCCttaagttgttttcttttctaattatcATGAATCCAATTACCTTAAtggcttcttttatttttatttttcaattttaatttagaCTTCTGCCATTAACTGGTAAATATTCTTGAAACTAACACAGCAAAATACTAACACTGAAGACAGTAGTCTTGTCTCTCCTAATAATTCAGAattgaataatatttttggATGTTCATCTAAAATACATAAGCATATCAAGTGTGAATGATATTAACATTGCTTACATTGATAATTATGATGCTTCTGTAATAGATTGCTTCAATTGGACAGATCCAACTGGGAATTAAATACTAAAAACTCTCAGAATCCATACATATTGGAACAATTATTTCAAGGAAATGTTCCAAATGTATTTCTCAGTGTGAATCTGCGTTTTCCAACAGGTACTGAACTTTTCAATTATAACAGACTCTGTAGATAACCTGAGTAGTAAGGTGAATGGCAAATAAATATAACTTGACTTATTCCTGCTTTGAATTCTTCTATAGATCAAAATTATGACAtatgtttttgaaatgaaagaaaaaagtacagtGGCCTTAAGCCTGACAAATTTTTATAATCCTGCAAATATTATCTGCACATAAATTAAACAATCAGTAGCTCTACCAAATCcatgtggaaaataaatctgagttATTCTGAATGAGTACCTTCTGGGATTTGTTTCCGCTTTAAAGAAATTCTTAAATTTCTATCTATAATTCCTATTTTAGTACAGAAATGCTATAACAACCTGATTTTTATTGGTGGAAATATTTAACTGCTATTGTGGAATAATTACATGTTATTATATATGCTTATTTTCTTGATAGATCAAAAATAATCTGTATATGTGTTCAGACCTTTAATGTACTGCTTaccttaaaaatgttaaaattatattaaaatattagagTAAGCAATGTATTATGCTTACATTTGAAAAGATGAGGAAGAAATAGTATCATAAAGTCCCATATGTTTTCTAACTAGTGTGTTTTaagtaaaaatctgaaaaataagaaaggcaTGTCTTAAGTAAACATCACTGGCTGTATCAAATAATAAGAAATTCTAATTCTATTTCTTTGCTATAttcaattaaaacagaaattgtaTGGTCTTGTGTCCAGTAgtaacagatttatttaaaaatcagaacacCTGCAGTGCTTTAcaataaatgcatttcttaCAGTTTGTATTTAAGTTCCAGTaagtgtgattattttttttttatcttcagaaCATACAGTAACTGAAAGGTGCTTCATTTATATCACATGTGTTGCCTCAGCAAATAAGCCTGCACATCTTCTGCTGACACTGGGCAATCCCATGAAATCTTCcagtgttaaaacaaaaatccaaaatttCCCCAACGTTGTTGCATCTCCTGCAatgcaaaaatgtaaatacGTTTCTTACGTTTCTCTAAACAACATTTTGAAGTAGTGCCACATGTGGCAATAGATCCATGCTGCGGTTGCCTCTTTGAGAGGGCCACCCCACCTGACCATGCAGGCATGGCTGAGGCTTAAACCTGCCCTGAAGCATTATCATGGCgcttctgtctttcttccttACACTGCCTATGGGCAAAGTAAGGCCAGTGGTGCTTTTTATTCCTAGTAGACTCCTGCCAGAGTCAAATTATCTAGAAAtacattctcatttttaaattacagctgTATACTACATCCACAagtcccctcttttttttttttttgtgggccTTTTGGACCAGTTCTGGAAGTTCTGCTTTGGCCAACATacctttcttgaaaaaaaaaaaataattattccaacttttttttttaatttaaggatAACTGATAAAAGAAATACCTGTCATCTCTCGATGttctacattttaaatacagtattaaATGGGTATTTaatatacttctttttttttgtgtgtgtatatatatataggaacCTGAATAGGTtattttcaggcattttttcagaagtaaattcCACTGAAATTCACTGTCCAGCACCCCCATCTCTACCCCACAACTTTGCCCACATCACAAAGTATCCTTTCATGTACATTTATACGTATTGGCTAATTAGAAGCACTATACACATCTTCAACACTACCACATTATTGCCTGTGGTTTATGGTTAGATATGTTTAAAGAAAGTGTAAGTGGAAATACTATCTTTAGCTTtccctcaaaacaaacaaaaaaatgtatatattgaTTTTTCCTACAATTAAGGAACTATAGGAAAAGCTACAATTAGTAGCTTTTCTAGAAAATTACACTTTTAAGTATGCTTTGACATTTGAATAGTCTTTAATACAGTCAAAGCAAAGTGACTAATGTAACTACATACCAGAATTACTTATTTGTACCAacttttcaagggaaaaaatgcttatttttgtaaattatgTTGATGTAAATTGACATTTGTTTTAGGAGACATCAGTATATCAGAGTGAGTACATCAGGAATACATTTTCATACTGTATCATGAGTTTTACTTATAAATGTGCCAGTTACTATTGATTGGTTTATTTAAGTGTCTAGCATTCAAATGGGTAGTccttgtaaagaaaaacaatatttgtaACAATACTAATCAGCTtatgcttgaaaaatatttatcttgccAATATACAACTTGGAGGCATGCAGTTAGAGGCTGTCCTGGAAGTACTCTGTCCAGATATTTTGAACAGTATCTATACTATCTACATAGTCCTCAAAATATTTGGCTATTTAAATAGCCATTCTGAAAGTTTTTATGAAGTTGGTGGCTTTGGGCTTCCACATTTAGTAGATAAATACTActggtttgtgtttttattattttattaattttaatattttataaaacactTTATCCTAGATATtatggaagaaggaagaaatgttgCAGTACTGATGCCAAGTATTGGAGAACAGGAAGCTGTACTGATTTCTGAAACAGTCATTGGCCCAACACTGCAAGCCAGTGAAGATCAGAGGAAATGTAAAACTGATCCGCTAATCCATGTTATCCAGAAGCTAAGCAAAATAGTTGAAAGTGAGAAGTCACAAAGATGCCTTTTAATAGGGAAAAAACGTTCCCATCCTAATGCTTCTGCACAGTCCTTTGAAACGGATGATCTTTGTGAAATCCCAGCTAAAGCAATTGAGTTCTCTGTTATTGCTACTAAGAAGACTGAAGAGTTACAAGCTGATTGTTTTGTGACTGAATGTCTtccacaaagcaaaaagaaggtGACATGCTACCAGTGTAGTCTATGTAAGTTTCTATCACCTTCTCTCTTAATGCTACAAGAACATATAAAACAACATGggcagaaaaatgaagtgaTATTAATGTGCTCAGAATGTCATTTTGCTTCTAAAAACCAAGAAGAACTTGAATCTCACTTCCAAAACTACCACGAGAATGgtagtaaaatgcagacaaaagtACAGCAATGTGTAAATGTCTCGAGTTCATTTTTGCAAGGGCCAGTGGAAAGAAGTGTCAAATCAGGGACTGATCAGACAGGAAATGTGGAATGTAAAGATATAACTCAGTCTACTCATATACCTGAAATGGGTAGGAGGAAATGGTATACTTACGAGCAGTATGGCATGTACCGGTGTTTAATCTGTCGGTACACCTGTGGTCAGCAACGAATGTTGAAAACTCACTCTTGGAAGCATGCAGGTGAAGTTGATTGTTCCTATCCTAtctttgaggaagaaaatgaaactgccAACTTGTCAGAGATGGTTGTAACTCATACACCTCACAGCATGGATGCAGTTGttctttctttggaaaataatgaaCTAGATATCCATGGTGAACCTACTCTTCAACTTCAGATTTGCAATTCTGAGCAACTGTCATGTAAATCACCAGTAGGAACAAATGTAAAAGAAGAGATGATAAATCGGTCTGTAGTGCATTCTCCTACTACAGAGGTTTTAGAGGAGACTGTATCAGATACAGAACAGGATAATTTGGTAACTGATAGCCTACTTTCATCAGCACAGAAAATCATTAATTGTAGTCCAAATACAAAGGGTCATGTTAACGTAATAGTCGAACGTTTGCCAGGTGCTGAAGAAAGTGTCTTACAAAAGCCTTTCTTGATAAACACTGacattgaaacagaaaaaaaaataatctcagaaGCATCCCATGTTACCGGTGAAGAACCTGATGAAGTTTATCATTCAGATGAAATCCAAGAAGTAATAATAGGATGGAATAATACCgagaagaaagagaatgaaTTAAGCCCTATTAGAAATGTAGCAACTGATGAAAATGCACCTCCTGTACGAAGAAGGACAAATTCTGAGTCTTTACGACTACACTCATTAGCTGCAGAAGCTCTTGTTACAATGCCTATCAGAGCTGCAGAACTAACAAGGTCTAGCTTTAGGACTTTGACTGGGGAAGACACTGTGGTTGCAGATACGGGGCAGGGAGAGGCTAATGGCCTGTGCATGGCTCATTCTAAATTGGTATCCTCGCATAAGAATCCTTCAGAGGAGTTTAGTGGCTTAAACCAAAATGAATGTGCAATAGTTGAGATACAGAACGAAAGGCCAGAGTTATCAGAAACACCAATTAAAATGGGCATTAGTATGTCACTACTCACTGTCATTGAAAAACTGAAGGAGAGGACAGATCAAAATGCTTCTGATGATGACATTCTGAAAGAATTACAAGACAATGCACAATGCCAAAATGCAAATGATGCAAATATTCCAGGAAGTAACCTAGTAGAATATATACCCAGTGCAGATCGGCCCTACCGCTGTCGCCTCTGCCATTACAGCAGTGGTAATAAGGGCTACATAAAACAACACTTAAGAGTTCATCGTCAGAGGCAGCCCTATCAGTGTCCTATCTGTGAACACATTGCTGACAATAGTAAGGATTTAGAGAGCCACATGATCAACCATTGCAAAACAAGAATGTATCAGTGCAAACAATGCAAAGAATCCTTTCATTATAAGGTAAAGTTGTTTCCTGTACCTGTCTATAATTGCTAAATAACCTGtttgtctacttttttttttataattggTGATCCCTCTTTCTATCTTGATTCAGTCTGATATCCTGGTTTCATTGTCATTACAATTGAAGGTTATTGCTAGCAGTACTTTCTGAATATACCATTCAGCTATAATTACTCTGCCTTACCCAATGAAATAAACTTGCTTCTTCACATAAGTTATTTTCATGAGAACCATCTTATGAACATCTTAATATCCTGTTGTTCTGCTAACCTGTAGCAACTAAAAAAGTGGAAGCATCAGAGAACTTAATAGCAGAAATTTTAAGAGAATGCTCAGATGCACCCACTAGTTGTGAGTGTGAGCAAAAGCAATAGTAATTGGGGGTAACAGGAGAAACTgcaaaacagattattttttaaatttctttttctgtttttgctttagGCTGGATGTTCTGTAGAACAGAGCTGAAAGATGAGTTGCCATAGCAGAATACTGTACTTGGGcctttttttattgtctccatTTTAAGCATTGATACTGATGGTGTGTGTGTTCCTCTGTACTCAATTCAGTAGTTACAAATAAAGAATAGATAACAACAGTACCCAGTCTTAAAACTGAAACTCTTTTAGGCAGCGATAGTGCaaattttcctgtatttcctgTTGTCTGGTCTTAGTTTGAAAAACTACACTGGTTGGGTAGAAAAAggctttctctccctcttcctccccaggcAAGTAGAAACCACAACACATTCTTAAGTCacaaggcaaaaagaaaatggagccaTTTTTACACAAGCCATCCTCTAACCTCTAATCTTATATTGCTTTTGGAGTATAATAATTCTGGAGGAAGAACTGTTTGCCACTTGTACATGAGAATGTAGAagatggaaagaaggaagaagggggaagaaggaaatagggaaaagaaaaagcttgaaaataaaaaagtcaacaTGACACATTACAGTTACAGATAACATGTAATGTATATAGTCATTTTTCTAATGAacagtttttttaattaacaaaaatcACAATCATATGAGTCATTTTCATAAATCCTATCTGTTATTAATTAATgttatgtattttgttttgtttccagtaaAACTGAGGGATAATCTGTATATATGCTAACATATGTTTAATAACAGTTGTCATTAAAAGTTGAGTAGCAATGTCATAAATTTCTGAAGTCACCAGTGAATGTTTGTAGTATGTATTTAAACACGGgcaattgtttttttcagagccAACTGCGAAATCATGAGAGAGAACAACACAGTCTTCCAGATATCTTTTCAACAGCCACATCTAACAAACTAACTGTTTCAAATGACATAGATGAAAGAGAAGGTACTGTTTATATTGTCActtaaaactacaaaaaatCATTCATAAAATGACTTGTTTGCTATACTTGCAGGCTTACTgtttttaaggtccttttcaggCCAAAATGTTTTCACATCTATCCCTAACCTAAATGCGCGGCCTTTTCAGTGTGCAAACTTACCTAAATGATCAGTTTTGAGATCTCGTACTCACAGTTGTTAGTAGGTAAGACATTCTTTGCACATTTAATCAGATcctctatttcttctttttgaaaaacaatttaaatatttacagataaTAATTGTTATGGagtattattttgcatttttaagaaaaacaatcctttttatctttcttcagcagctatagtattttctaaatttcctagagtaaacaaaataaagccctttttttttttaaactcattgtGGTTACACGCTTTTCTATCAGCATATACATACAATACAGTCTATTCTGCTATTAGAAGTTTTTTTAATTACGGTAATGTCCAAAATGAGTTTTAGTCCTGGAGAGGCAAATgtagaacatttaaaaaatgcaagctATATATGTAATAGTCACTAGGGTAACCAAAGGTATGCATTTCTAAAACGTTTGTATCTGC from Anas acuta chromosome 10, bAnaAcu1.1, whole genome shotgun sequence includes the following:
- the ZNF507 gene encoding zinc finger protein 507 isoform X1, whose amino-acid sequence is MLLSNETDIMEEGRNVAVLMPSIGEQEAVLISETVIGPTLQASEDQRKCKTDPLIHVIQKLSKIVESEKSQRCLLIGKKRSHPNASAQSFETDDLCEIPAKAIEFSVIATKKTEELQADCFVTECLPQSKKKVTCYQCSLCKFLSPSLLMLQEHIKQHGQKNEVILMCSECHFASKNQEELESHFQNYHENGSKMQTKVQQCVNVSSSFLQGPVERSVKSGTDQTGNVECKDITQSTHIPEMGRRKWYTYEQYGMYRCLICRYTCGQQRMLKTHSWKHAGEVDCSYPIFEEENETANLSEMVVTHTPHSMDAVVLSLENNELDIHGEPTLQLQICNSEQLSCKSPVGTNVKEEMINRSVVHSPTTEVLEETVSDTEQDNLVTDSLLSSAQKIINCSPNTKGHVNVIVERLPGAEESVLQKPFLINTDIETEKKIISEASHVTGEEPDEVYHSDEIQEVIIGWNNTEKKENELSPIRNVATDENAPPVRRRTNSESLRLHSLAAEALVTMPIRAAELTRSSFRTLTGEDTVVADTGQGEANGLCMAHSKLVSSHKNPSEEFSGLNQNECAIVEIQNERPELSETPIKMGISMSLLTVIEKLKERTDQNASDDDILKELQDNAQCQNANDANIPGSNLVEYIPSADRPYRCRLCHYSSGNKGYIKQHLRVHRQRQPYQCPICEHIADNSKDLESHMINHCKTRMYQCKQCKESFHYKSQLRNHEREQHSLPDIFSTATSNKLTVSNDIDEREGNKSSLQKLYRCDVCDYTSTTYVGVRNHRRIHNSDKPYRCRVCDFATTNMNSLKCHMRRHPQEHQAVQLMEQYKCSLCGYVCSHPPSLKSHMWKHASDQNYNYEQVNKAINDAILQSSRFQGQLPDKTLLEGTDESTVPILGSSDNLVSFTESINQTNNEMSGSDENEKPNLMNTSGGLEKNSTLPHLGTEYCVLLFCCCICGFESTNKENLLDHMKEHEGEIINIILNKDNSTNQSTN
- the ZNF507 gene encoding zinc finger protein 507 isoform X3: MLLSNETDIMEEGRNVAVLMPSIGEQEAVLISETVIGPTLQASEDQRKCKTDPLIHVIQKLSKIVESEKSQRCLLIGKKRSHPNASAQSFETDDLCEIPAKAIEFSVIATKKTEELQADCFVTECLPQSKKKVTCYQCSLCKFLSPSLLMLQEHIKQHGQKNEVILMCSECHFASKNQEELESHFQNYHENGSKMQTKVQQCVNVSSSFLQGPVERSVKSGTDQTGNVECKDITQSTHIPEMGRRKWYTYEQYGMYRCLICRYTCGQQRMLKTHSWKHAGEVDCSYPIFEEENETANLSEMVVTHTPHSMDAVVLSLENNELDIHGEPTLQLQICNSEQLSCKSPVGTNVKEEMINRSVVHSPTTEVLEETVSDTEQDNLVTDSLLSSAQKIINCSPNTKGHVNVIVERLPGAEESVLQKPFLINTDIETEKKIISEASHVTGEEPDEVYHSDEIQEVIIGWNNTEKKENELSPIRNVATDENAPPVRRRTNSESLRLHSLAAEALVTMPIRAAELTRSSFRTLTGEDTVVADTGQGEANGLCMAHSKLVSSHKNPSEEFSGLNQNECAIVEIQNERPELSETPIKMGISMSLLTVIEKLKERTDQNASDDDILKELQDNAQCQNANDANIPGSNLVEYIPSADRPYRCRLCHYSSGNKGYIKQHLRVHRQRQPYQCPICEHIADNSKDLESHMINHCKTRMYQCKQCKESFHYKSQLRNHEREQHSLPDIFSTATSNKLTVSNDIDEREGNKSSLQKLYRCDVCDYTSTTYVGVRNHRRIHNSDKPYRCSLCGYVCSHPPSLKSHMWKHASDQNYNYEQVNKAINDAILQSSRFQGQLPDKTLLEGTDESTVPILGSSDNLVSFTESINQTNNEMSGSDENEKPNLMNTSGGLEKNSTLPHLGTEYCVLLFCCCICGFESTNKENLLDHMKEHEGEIINIILNKDNSTNQSTN
- the ZNF507 gene encoding zinc finger protein 507 isoform X2, with the translated sequence MEEGRNVAVLMPSIGEQEAVLISETVIGPTLQASEDQRKCKTDPLIHVIQKLSKIVESEKSQRCLLIGKKRSHPNASAQSFETDDLCEIPAKAIEFSVIATKKTEELQADCFVTECLPQSKKKVTCYQCSLCKFLSPSLLMLQEHIKQHGQKNEVILMCSECHFASKNQEELESHFQNYHENGSKMQTKVQQCVNVSSSFLQGPVERSVKSGTDQTGNVECKDITQSTHIPEMGRRKWYTYEQYGMYRCLICRYTCGQQRMLKTHSWKHAGEVDCSYPIFEEENETANLSEMVVTHTPHSMDAVVLSLENNELDIHGEPTLQLQICNSEQLSCKSPVGTNVKEEMINRSVVHSPTTEVLEETVSDTEQDNLVTDSLLSSAQKIINCSPNTKGHVNVIVERLPGAEESVLQKPFLINTDIETEKKIISEASHVTGEEPDEVYHSDEIQEVIIGWNNTEKKENELSPIRNVATDENAPPVRRRTNSESLRLHSLAAEALVTMPIRAAELTRSSFRTLTGEDTVVADTGQGEANGLCMAHSKLVSSHKNPSEEFSGLNQNECAIVEIQNERPELSETPIKMGISMSLLTVIEKLKERTDQNASDDDILKELQDNAQCQNANDANIPGSNLVEYIPSADRPYRCRLCHYSSGNKGYIKQHLRVHRQRQPYQCPICEHIADNSKDLESHMINHCKTRMYQCKQCKESFHYKSQLRNHEREQHSLPDIFSTATSNKLTVSNDIDEREGNKSSLQKLYRCDVCDYTSTTYVGVRNHRRIHNSDKPYRCRVCDFATTNMNSLKCHMRRHPQEHQAVQLMEQYKCSLCGYVCSHPPSLKSHMWKHASDQNYNYEQVNKAINDAILQSSRFQGQLPDKTLLEGTDESTVPILGSSDNLVSFTESINQTNNEMSGSDENEKPNLMNTSGGLEKNSTLPHLGTEYCVLLFCCCICGFESTNKENLLDHMKEHEGEIINIILNKDNSTNQSTN